One stretch of Tenacibaculum sp. MAR_2010_89 DNA includes these proteins:
- a CDS encoding phage tail sheath C-terminal domain-containing protein has protein sequence MSAYKTPGVYIEEIVKFPPSVAQVETAIPAFIGYTEKATKKAIGDLKGKPTRITSMLEYENYFGKPQNETGIKVSVVNGEIFAEGPSKNNRSPFLMYYSLQMFFANGGGPCYIVSVGRYGTVIDDEDATVSIVEQPKLKVGLDAIEKVDEATLIVFPDATNIGDADSFYGLYNDALKQCLKLKDRFVIIDSEHDDETQSPTPVEDLRNKISSIKNEVKYGAAYYPFLKTILDYAYDESQISVVEKSTTQEDLEAQVQLISDDIDTAKFNDLKTALNTLKADTDANVTDAISAAAYTPIVKASIDNVINYVNSIKTSLEAALAISRKNASVVAESNALDTWITNILEDIVLDFNKAKDRLNDDDTATKIKNEIDANVLEIDTLKTAIDTLITPGELSLLIAALNANAAVFPSTTTILRNLKNTNDRLYNQVKAEIGRIPLVLPPSSTIAGIYAAVDSNRGVWKAPANVSLNYVVEPTIQVSHEEQQGLNVDEVAGKSINAIRAFVGKGNLVWGARTLAGNDNEWRYVPVRRFFNMAEESIKKATEQFVFEPNDKNTWIRVKAMIDNFLTLQWRAGALAGPTPEKAFYVNIGLGETMTAQDILEGNMIIEIGMAVVRPAEFIILKFSHKMQEV, from the coding sequence ATGTCAGCTTACAAAACACCAGGAGTCTACATTGAAGAAATTGTGAAATTTCCACCATCAGTAGCTCAAGTAGAAACAGCAATTCCAGCCTTTATTGGATATACAGAAAAGGCGACAAAAAAAGCAATAGGAGATTTAAAAGGGAAACCAACTCGTATTACTTCGATGTTAGAGTATGAAAATTATTTTGGGAAGCCTCAAAATGAAACTGGTATAAAAGTATCAGTTGTTAATGGAGAAATTTTTGCAGAAGGCCCTTCTAAAAATAATAGATCTCCATTTCTTATGTATTATAGCCTTCAAATGTTCTTTGCTAATGGTGGAGGGCCGTGTTATATAGTTTCTGTTGGTAGATATGGTACTGTTATAGATGATGAAGACGCAACGGTTTCTATAGTAGAACAACCAAAATTAAAAGTAGGTTTAGATGCTATTGAAAAAGTAGATGAAGCTACATTAATTGTATTTCCTGATGCTACTAATATAGGAGATGCTGATAGTTTTTATGGTTTGTATAATGATGCTTTGAAGCAATGTTTGAAATTAAAAGATCGTTTTGTAATTATCGATTCAGAGCATGATGATGAAACACAATCGCCTACTCCTGTAGAAGATTTAAGAAATAAAATTTCTAGTATTAAAAATGAAGTTAAATATGGAGCCGCATATTATCCATTTTTAAAAACAATTTTAGATTACGCCTATGATGAATCTCAAATTTCAGTAGTTGAAAAATCTACAACTCAGGAAGACTTAGAAGCGCAAGTACAATTGATTTCTGATGATATCGATACCGCTAAATTTAATGATTTAAAAACAGCGTTAAATACTTTAAAGGCAGACACAGATGCTAATGTTACAGATGCAATTTCAGCTGCAGCTTATACGCCAATAGTTAAGGCATCTATAGATAATGTAATAAATTACGTGAATTCAATTAAAACTAGTTTAGAAGCTGCTTTGGCAATTTCAAGAAAAAATGCTAGTGTAGTTGCAGAATCTAATGCTTTAGATACTTGGATTACAAACATTCTTGAAGATATAGTGCTTGATTTTAATAAAGCAAAAGATAGATTAAATGATGATGATACAGCTACTAAAATTAAAAATGAAATTGATGCAAATGTTTTAGAAATTGACACTTTAAAAACAGCTATAGATACACTTATTACTCCTGGAGAGTTAAGTTTATTAATTGCTGCTTTAAATGCTAATGCTGCTGTTTTTCCTTCAACAACAACTATTCTTAGAAACCTTAAAAATACAAATGATCGTTTGTATAATCAAGTAAAAGCTGAAATAGGGCGTATACCATTGGTATTACCTCCAAGTTCAACAATAGCGGGGATTTATGCGGCGGTTGATTCTAATAGAGGAGTATGGAAAGCACCAGCAAATGTAAGTTTAAATTATGTTGTAGAACCAACGATTCAAGTTTCTCATGAAGAGCAACAAGGGTTAAATGTAGATGAAGTTGCAGGTAAATCTATAAACGCAATTAGAGCTTTTGTAGGAAAAGGAAACTTAGTGTGGGGGGCAAGAACTCTTGCAGGAAATGATAACGAATGGAGATATGTACCAGTAAGACGTTTCTTTAATATGGCAGAAGAGTCAATTAAAAAAGCTACTGAACAGTTTGTTTTTGAACCAAATGACAAAAACACTTGGATTCGTGTAAAAGCAATGATAGATAATTTCTTAACACTTCAATGGAGAGC